The proteins below are encoded in one region of Geomonas ferrireducens:
- the kdsB gene encoding 3-deoxy-manno-octulosonate cytidylyltransferase — translation MKITAVIPARYASTRFEGKALADIMGRPMVQHVYERASKAKLISEVIVATDDERIASAVRNFGGRVEMTSVEHETGTDRLAEVAGRLDADIIVNVQGDEPLIDPAMIDQAIEPMLEDATIPMATLKCRIRTLHDFLSPNVVKVVSDPKGNVLYFSRSPLPFFRDKWNDLKDDAFCCGKLLCYKHVGLYVYRREFLPVFAALPPSYLEMAEKLEQLRVLENGYRIKVVETEFESIGVDTPADLEKVLAKLKG, via the coding sequence ATGAAAATAACCGCGGTAATTCCCGCCAGGTATGCTTCTACGCGTTTTGAAGGTAAGGCATTGGCGGACATCATGGGGCGGCCCATGGTGCAGCATGTATATGAGCGCGCCTCCAAGGCGAAGCTCATTTCCGAGGTGATCGTCGCGACCGACGACGAGCGTATCGCCTCCGCGGTGCGGAACTTCGGCGGCAGGGTGGAGATGACCTCGGTTGAGCACGAGACCGGGACGGACCGTCTGGCCGAGGTGGCGGGAAGGCTTGATGCCGACATCATTGTGAACGTGCAGGGGGACGAACCCCTCATCGATCCGGCGATGATCGACCAGGCCATCGAGCCGATGCTCGAGGATGCCACGATCCCGATGGCTACCCTCAAATGCCGGATCAGGACCCTGCACGACTTCCTTTCTCCGAACGTGGTGAAGGTGGTTTCCGATCCGAAGGGGAACGTGCTCTATTTCTCGCGTTCGCCGCTTCCTTTTTTCCGGGACAAGTGGAACGATCTCAAGGACGACGCCTTTTGCTGCGGGAAGCTTCTGTGCTACAAGCACGTAGGCCTCTACGTCTATCGCAGGGAGTTTCTCCCGGTGTTCGCGGCGCTTCCGCCGAGCTACCTGGAGATGGCCGAGAAGCTCGAGCAGTTGCGCGTATTGGAAAACGGTTATCGCATCAAGGTCGTCGAGACCGAGTTCGAGTCGATAGGTGTGGACACCCCCGCCGACCTCGAGAAGGTGCTGGCCAAACTTAAAGGCTAA
- a CDS encoding CTP synthase: protein MKTKFIFVTGGVVSSIGKGLAAASLGALLEARGLRVTIQKLDPYINVDPGTMSPFQHGEVFVTDDGAETDLDLGHYERYTSSKLSKKSNFTTGQVYFSVIEKERRGDYLGGTVQVIPHITDQIKANILENAKGNDIAIVEIGGTVGDIESLPFLEAIRQLKSDRGPGNVLYLHVTLVPYIRTAGELKTKPTQHSVKELREIGIQPDILLCRCEQELPQDMKAKIALFCNVEEKAVITSRDAEHIYAVPLALNLEGLDDQVVEKLNIWTKAPDLSHWQQVVSKLTNPACGEVSIAVVGKYVDLKESYKSLSEALTHGGIANDCRVNLVYLDSEKIEEEGADKFLAGVDGILVPGGFGERGTEGKIRAIEYARVNKVPFFGICLGMQMAAVEFGRNVCGLPEAFSSEFKPACKSPVIHLMEEQKGVDKKGGTMRLGAYPCSLVKGTFAQKAYGATEISERHRHRYEFNNTFRAALEEKGMIISGIYKEGNLVEIIELPDHPWFLGCQFHPEFKSKPLNPHPLFKAFIGATRARKG from the coding sequence GTGAAGACAAAATTCATCTTTGTAACCGGCGGCGTTGTCTCCTCCATAGGTAAGGGACTCGCCGCCGCTTCTTTGGGCGCTCTGCTCGAGGCGAGGGGCCTTCGGGTCACCATCCAGAAGCTCGATCCGTACATCAACGTCGACCCCGGCACCATGTCGCCGTTCCAGCACGGCGAGGTCTTCGTAACCGACGACGGCGCCGAGACCGACCTCGACCTCGGTCACTACGAGCGCTACACCTCCAGCAAGCTCTCCAAAAAGAGCAACTTCACCACGGGTCAGGTCTACTTCTCGGTCATCGAGAAGGAGCGCCGCGGCGACTACCTGGGGGGCACCGTCCAGGTCATCCCGCACATCACCGACCAGATCAAGGCCAACATCCTCGAAAACGCGAAGGGTAACGACATCGCCATCGTCGAGATCGGCGGCACCGTGGGCGACATCGAATCGCTTCCCTTCCTCGAAGCGATCCGACAACTGAAAAGCGACCGCGGCCCCGGCAACGTCCTTTACCTGCACGTGACCCTGGTCCCCTACATCAGGACCGCCGGCGAGCTGAAGACCAAACCGACCCAGCACTCGGTCAAGGAGCTGCGCGAGATCGGCATCCAGCCGGACATCCTCTTGTGCCGCTGCGAGCAGGAACTTCCCCAGGACATGAAGGCGAAGATCGCTCTTTTCTGCAACGTCGAGGAAAAGGCGGTCATCACCTCCCGCGACGCCGAGCACATCTACGCCGTGCCGCTCGCGCTGAACCTCGAGGGGCTGGACGACCAGGTCGTTGAGAAGCTCAACATCTGGACCAAGGCGCCGGACCTGTCGCACTGGCAGCAGGTGGTTTCCAAGCTCACCAACCCCGCCTGCGGCGAGGTCAGCATCGCCGTGGTCGGCAAGTACGTCGACCTGAAGGAATCCTACAAGTCGCTCTCCGAAGCGCTCACCCACGGCGGCATCGCCAACGACTGCCGCGTAAACCTGGTCTACCTCGACTCCGAGAAGATCGAGGAAGAGGGGGCGGACAAGTTCCTGGCCGGCGTGGACGGCATCCTCGTTCCGGGCGGCTTCGGCGAGCGCGGCACCGAAGGGAAGATCAGGGCGATCGAGTACGCCCGCGTCAACAAGGTTCCCTTCTTCGGTATCTGCCTCGGCATGCAGATGGCCGCCGTCGAGTTCGGGCGTAACGTCTGCGGGCTTCCCGAAGCCTTCTCCAGCGAGTTCAAGCCGGCGTGCAAGAGCCCGGTGATCCACCTTATGGAAGAGCAGAAGGGGGTCGACAAGAAGGGGGGCACCATGCGTCTTGGCGCGTATCCCTGCTCTCTCGTCAAGGGGACCTTCGCGCAGAAGGCCTACGGCGCCACCGAGATCTCCGAGCGGCACCGTCATCGTTACGAGTTCAACAACACCTTCCGGGCCGCACTCGAGGAGAAGGGGATGATCATCTCCGGCATCTACAAGGAAGGGAACCTGGTGGAGATCATCGAGCTGCCCGACCATCCGTGGTTCCTGGGGTGCCAGTTCCACCCGGAATTCAAGTCCAAGCCGCTCAACCCGCACCCGCTCTTCAAGGCCTTCATCGGCGCCACCAGGGCACGCAAAGGGTAA
- the kdsA gene encoding 3-deoxy-8-phosphooctulonate synthase has translation MTREIAVGNIKIGGSRPLVLVAGPCVIENEAATLRHAERLMSICNGVDIPLIFKASYDKANRTSVTAFRGPGMTEGLRILAKVKESLGVPVLSDIHSIEQVEPAADVLDVLQIPAFLCRQTDLLVAAAKTGKVINVKKGQFLAPWDMKNVVGKLRSCDNDNIILTERGASFGYNNLVVDMRSFPIMRSTGFPVIFDATHSVQLPGGEGTSSGGQREYVEFLSRAAVAAGVDGVFMEVHEEPEQALCDGPNSVRLDDLPVLLKKLKAIDAIVKQ, from the coding sequence ATGACTCGTGAGATCGCTGTAGGTAACATCAAGATAGGTGGCAGCAGGCCGCTCGTGCTGGTAGCCGGCCCGTGCGTCATCGAGAACGAAGCCGCGACGCTGCGCCACGCCGAACGGCTCATGAGCATCTGCAACGGCGTAGACATCCCACTCATCTTCAAAGCCTCCTACGACAAGGCGAACCGCACCTCGGTCACCGCCTTCCGCGGCCCCGGCATGACCGAAGGTCTCAGGATACTCGCCAAGGTGAAGGAATCGCTCGGCGTTCCGGTGCTTTCCGATATCCATTCCATAGAACAGGTGGAACCGGCCGCGGACGTCCTCGACGTGCTGCAGATCCCCGCCTTTCTCTGCCGTCAGACCGACCTCCTGGTCGCCGCGGCGAAGACCGGCAAGGTGATCAACGTCAAGAAAGGGCAGTTTCTCGCCCCGTGGGACATGAAAAACGTCGTCGGCAAGCTTCGCTCTTGCGACAACGACAACATCATCCTCACCGAACGCGGCGCTTCCTTTGGCTACAACAACCTCGTCGTCGACATGCGCAGCTTCCCGATCATGCGTTCCACCGGTTTCCCGGTCATTTTCGATGCCACCCACAGCGTCCAGCTTCCGGGAGGAGAGGGGACCTCGTCCGGTGGTCAGCGCGAGTACGTGGAGTTTCTCTCCCGCGCCGCGGTAGCCGCCGGTGTGGACGGCGTTTTCATGGAAGTGCATGAGGAGCCCGAGCAGGCCCTTTGCGACGGGCCGAACTCCGTGCGTCTCGACGACCTCCCGGTGCTTCTGAAGAAACTGAAGGCGATCGACGCCATCGTGAAACAGTAA
- a CDS encoding KpsF/GutQ family sugar-phosphate isomerase: protein MILEEAKRVIRVEAEALLNLESSIDQAFEQAVQMILNTQGRVVVTGMGKSGLIGQKIASTMASTGTPAFFLHPAEGIHGDLGMIMKGDVVIAISNSGETDEVVRILPIIKRLGASLIAMAGNPNSTLAKSGDIFLDISVKEEACPLGLAPTASTTVTLAMGDAIAVALLVSRGFRAEDFAMFHPGGALGRRLLLKVEDIMHSGEGLPLVAADTLMREALFTITSKGLGITGVTSADGALIGVITDGDLRRALSKGLDIINLPASDLMKVGPKRIRRDELAARALQQMEQYSITSLFVFADDEDTKPLGIVHLHDLLKAGIA, encoded by the coding sequence TTGATTTTAGAAGAAGCAAAAAGGGTGATCCGCGTCGAGGCAGAGGCGCTTTTGAACCTCGAGTCCTCCATCGACCAGGCCTTTGAGCAGGCCGTGCAGATGATACTCAACACCCAGGGGCGCGTCGTCGTCACCGGTATGGGCAAGTCCGGCCTCATCGGCCAGAAAATCGCCTCCACCATGGCCTCCACCGGAACCCCCGCCTTCTTCCTGCACCCCGCGGAAGGGATTCACGGCGACCTCGGCATGATCATGAAGGGGGACGTGGTAATCGCCATCTCCAACTCCGGTGAAACCGACGAGGTGGTGCGCATCCTCCCGATCATCAAGCGCCTGGGTGCGTCGCTCATCGCCATGGCCGGCAACCCCAACTCCACCCTCGCCAAAAGCGGCGATATCTTCCTCGACATCTCCGTGAAGGAAGAAGCCTGCCCGCTGGGGCTCGCGCCCACCGCATCCACCACCGTTACCCTCGCCATGGGGGACGCCATTGCCGTAGCGCTGCTGGTGAGCCGCGGTTTCCGGGCCGAAGACTTCGCCATGTTCCATCCCGGCGGGGCGCTTGGGCGCAGACTCCTTTTGAAAGTAGAAGACATCATGCATTCCGGCGAAGGGCTTCCGCTTGTCGCCGCCGACACGCTGATGCGCGAGGCGCTCTTCACCATCACCTCCAAGGGGCTGGGTATCACCGGTGTCACCTCAGCCGACGGTGCGCTGATCGGTGTCATCACCGACGGGGATCTGCGTCGTGCCCTCAGCAAAGGGCTCGACATCATCAACCTTCCCGCGTCCGACCTGATGAAGGTAGGGCCCAAGCGGATCCGTCGCGACGAACTGGCGGCCCGTGCGTTGCAGCAGATGGAGCAGTACTCCATCACCTCCCTTTTCGTGTTTGCCGACGACGAAGACACCAAGCCCTTGGGCATCGTGCACCTGCACGATCTTCTGAAGGCCGGGATAGCATAA
- a CDS encoding KdsC family phosphatase, which yields MEDRLKKIKLLILDVDGVLTDGRIIFDSNGVESKFFNVKDGHGIKMLQRSGIEVGIISGRESQVVYNRAVELGIGQVYQKSLDKLVPYRQMLEATGVSDEEVAFMGDDVIDIPLLKRVGFAAAPADAVPEVLPFAQFVAKNRGGWGAVREVCDLILKAQGTWDAVTSRYYV from the coding sequence ATGGAAGACAGACTGAAAAAGATCAAGCTGCTTATCCTCGACGTCGACGGCGTCCTTACCGACGGGCGCATCATCTTCGACTCCAACGGCGTGGAGAGCAAGTTCTTCAACGTAAAAGACGGCCATGGCATCAAGATGCTGCAGCGCTCCGGCATAGAAGTAGGCATCATCTCCGGGCGTGAGTCCCAGGTGGTGTACAACCGCGCTGTCGAGCTCGGAATCGGCCAGGTGTACCAGAAGTCGCTGGACAAACTGGTCCCGTACCGCCAGATGCTGGAGGCAACCGGGGTGTCCGACGAGGAAGTCGCCTTCATGGGGGACGACGTCATCGACATCCCGCTCCTGAAGAGGGTAGGCTTCGCAGCGGCCCCCGCCGACGCGGTGCCCGAGGTACTTCCCTTCGCCCAATTCGTCGCCAAGAACCGCGGTGGCTGGGGGGCGGTGCGCGAGGTGTGCGATCTCATCCTGAAGGCCCAGGGGACGTGGGATGCCGTCACTTCAAGGTACTATGTCTGA